DNA from Mesorhizobium loti R88b:
CGCCGCTGGTGTTCACGCTCTCGGTCGTCGCCATCATCTACACCTCGCTGGTGGCGCTGATGCAGCAGGACATGAAGAAGCTGATCGCCTATTCGTCGGTCGCCCATATGGGCTTCGTCACCATGGGTATCTTCGCCATGAACCAGGAAGGCGTGCAGGGCGCGATCTTCCAGATGCTCAGCCACGGTCTGGTCTCGGGCGCGCTGTTCCTGTGCGTCGGCGTCATCTACGACCGCATGCACACACGTGAGATCGATGCCTATGGCGGCCTGGTCAACAACATGCCGAAATACGCCACCGTGTTCCTGATCTTCACCATGGCCAATGTCGGCCTGCCCGGTACATCGGGCTTCATCGGCGAATTCCTGACCATGCTCGGCGTGTTCCGGGTCAACACCTGGGTGGCGTTCTTCGCCGCCACCGGTGTCATCCTGTCGGCGGCCTATGCGCTCTGGCTCTACCGCCGGGTGATCTTCGGCGCGCTGACCAAGGACAGCCTGAAGGGCCTGCTCGATCTGTCGTTGCGCGAGAAGGTCATCATCTACCCGCTGGTGGTGCTGGTCATCTTCTTCGGCGTCTATCCTGCTCCCGTCTTCAACGCGACGGCCCAATCGGTCAAGTCGCTCGTCACCAATGTCACCGCATCCATCGGCGCCGCGCAGACCGCGGCGGCGAACTGACCAGAGGTTTTGCGAACCATGACGCCGGACCTTCTCTCCAGCCTGTCGCTCTCGACGCCCGAGCTGATCCTTGCCATCGGTGCGCTCGCGCTGCTGATGGTCGGCGCCTATTCGCGCGCCAATACCAGCACGCTGGTGACCGGCCTCGCCGTGGCCGTGCTGGTCGTCGCGGGCGCATGGCTGATCTTCCGGACCGGGGACGGCAGCGCTTATGGGCATGCCTTTATCCAGGATTCGTTTTCCCGCTTCATGAAGGTGCTGGCGCTGGTCGGCTCGGCCGTGACGCTGATCATGTCCGGGCGCTTTGCCAAGGCGGAACATTTCGACAAGTTCGAATATCCGGTGCTGATCCTGCTTTGCACGCTGGGCATGATGCTGATGATCTCGGCCAACAGCATGATCGGGCTCTATCTCGGCCTCGAACTGCAGTCGCTGGCGATCTATGTGCTGTGCGCGATCAACCGCGACAATCTGCGTTCGACCGAGGCAGGCCTGAAATACTTCGTCCTCGGCGCGCTGTCGTCGGGCATGCTGCTCTATGGCATCAGCCTGGTCTACGGCTACACCGGCAACACCGGCTTCCAGGAAATCGCCACCGCTCTGGGTAGTGGCGAGCGCCAGCTTGGTCTCGTCTTCGGCCTGGTTTTCGTGCTGGCCGGCCTTGCCTTCAAGATCTCGGCGGTGCCGTTCCACATGTGGACACCCGACGTCTATGAAGGCGCGCCGACACCGGTGACCGCTTTCCTTGCGGCAGCCCCCAAGATGGCGGCGATGGCGCTGATCGTGCGCGTCACCATGGGTGCGTTCAAGCCGATTGCCGCCGACTGGCAGCAGATCATCGTCTTCATCTCGATCGCCTCGATGGCGCTCGGTGCCTTCGCCGCGATCGGCCAGACCAACATCAAGCGCCTGATGGCCTATTCCTCGATCGGCCACATGGGCTACGCGCTGGTCGGCCTTGCCGCCAACAGCCAGGCCGGCGTGCGCGGCGTTGCCATCTACATGCTGATCTACCTGGTGATGACGCTCGGCACCTTCGCCTTCATCCTCGCCATGCGGCGCAAGGAAGGCAATGTCGAGCAGATCAGCGATCTGGCCGGGCTTTCCTCGACCAATCCGATCATGGCGACCATCCTGACCATCCTGATGTTCTCGCTGGCCGGCATCCCGCCGCTCGCCGGCTTCTGGGGGAAGTGGTACGTCTTCCTGGCCGCCATCAACGCGCATCTCTACGCGCTGGCGATCATTGGCGTGCTGGCCTCAGTGGTGGGTGCTTATTACTACCTGCGCATCATCAAGATCATGTGGTTCGACGAGCCGGTCGGTGGCTTCGTGCCGATGGCCAGCGAATTGCGTGTCGTGCTCGGCGTCAGCGGCGCCTTCGTGCTGTTCTATGTGCTGATCGGCGGTCCGATCGGCACCTATGCCGAAGCCGCCGCCAAGACGTTTTTCTAGACGGAATGGCATTTCGGCTGGCCCCAACCTCGGCGTCGGAAGGCTTCCGGCTCGAGGATCATGAGACTATCGGCTCCACCAATACGGTGGCGCTGGACCATGCAAGGGCAGGCGACCCTGGTAAATTGTGGGTCGTTTCCAAGAAGCAGGAAAGCGGGCGTGGCCGGCGCGGCCGCGCCTGGGTATCGCACGAAGGCAATCTGGCCGCGACCTTGCTCGTCATCACCGGCGGTGAACTTCGCCTTGCCGCGACGCTCGGTTTCGTCGCTGGCCTGTCGCTTGCCGACGCGCTCGATGCAGTGGTGCCGAAAGGCCGCATCGCCATCGGGCTCGATGGTGCGAGCCAGGGGCAAAACCGTTTCGAGCTGAAATGGCCGAACGACGTGCTGGCCTCCGGTGCAAAGCTCGCCGGCATCCTGCTGGAGTCGGCGATACTGGATGGCGGCCGCTTCGCGGTCGCCGTCGGCATCGGCGTCAATGTGGTGGCGCATCCCCCGGATTTGCCGTATCCCGCGACATCGCTGCAGGCTCTCGGCGCGACATGCGACGCGGAAACGCTGTTCCTGGCGCTGTCGGATGCCTGGAGCGAGAATGCCCGCCTGTGGGATGAAGGGCGCGGACTTGCCGCCGTCAGGCGGCGCTGGCTGGCGCGCGCGGCGGGGCTTGGCGGCGAGGTTGCTGTCAGAATTGACGGTAATGTCGTGCGTGGGGTGTTCGAGACCATTGACGAAGAC
Protein-coding regions in this window:
- the nuoN gene encoding NADH-quinone oxidoreductase subunit NuoN is translated as MTPDLLSSLSLSTPELILAIGALALLMVGAYSRANTSTLVTGLAVAVLVVAGAWLIFRTGDGSAYGHAFIQDSFSRFMKVLALVGSAVTLIMSGRFAKAEHFDKFEYPVLILLCTLGMMLMISANSMIGLYLGLELQSLAIYVLCAINRDNLRSTEAGLKYFVLGALSSGMLLYGISLVYGYTGNTGFQEIATALGSGERQLGLVFGLVFVLAGLAFKISAVPFHMWTPDVYEGAPTPVTAFLAAAPKMAAMALIVRVTMGAFKPIAADWQQIIVFISIASMALGAFAAIGQTNIKRLMAYSSIGHMGYALVGLAANSQAGVRGVAIYMLIYLVMTLGTFAFILAMRRKEGNVEQISDLAGLSSTNPIMATILTILMFSLAGIPPLAGFWGKWYVFLAAINAHLYALAIIGVLASVVGAYYYLRIIKIMWFDEPVGGFVPMASELRVVLGVSGAFVLFYVLIGGPIGTYAEAAAKTFF
- a CDS encoding biotin--[acetyl-CoA-carboxylase] ligase, which encodes MAFRLAPTSASEGFRLEDHETIGSTNTVALDHARAGDPGKLWVVSKKQESGRGRRGRAWVSHEGNLAATLLVITGGELRLAATLGFVAGLSLADALDAVVPKGRIAIGLDGASQGQNRFELKWPNDVLASGAKLAGILLESAILDGGRFAVAVGIGVNVVAHPPDLPYPATSLQALGATCDAETLFLALSDAWSENARLWDEGRGLAAVRRRWLARAAGLGGEVAVRIDGNVVRGVFETIDEDCRFVIRDDEGSVVTVAAGDVHFGAVASARV